ATGTCCCATCGGCCGCAGCCGCTTCCGGGATACCCGCCTGTCACGCGTACACGACGCCGCGCGCCGCACACACCAGGGGAACGAGCCCTCGCCCGCTGCCGTTCCCGAACGCCCGCGGAAGGTGCGGCCCGCCCCTTCCGCCACGACATACCGACTGGTTAGTCTGCTCGGCGGAACGAACACGGCCGGCAGATCATCGAGACCAGCGGATCAGGCAAAGGGGCAGCGGATGGAGTCACTGCGCGACAGCGCCGTCGTCGTCACAGGTGCGGGCGGCGGCATAGGGGCGGCCCTCGCCCGCCGGTTCGCGGCCGAGGGCGCCAGGGTCGCCGTCAACGACATCGACCCGGTCGCTGCCCGCGCGGTCGCCGAGGAGATCGGCGGCGTCGCCGTCCCCGGTGATGCCTCCGGCATCGTGACCGTCGCACGCGAGGCCCTCGGCGGCACCGTCGACACCTTCTGCGCCAACGCCGGCATCGGCACCGAGGGCGGCCCCGAGGCCCCGGACGCGGTCTGGGGCGCCGCCTGGGACCTCAACGTCATGGCGCACGTGCGGGCCGCGCGGGAGCTGATCCCGCACTGGCTGGAGCGCGGGCGGGGCCGCTTCGTCTCCACCGTCTCTGCCGCCGGGCTGCTCAGCATGGTCGGTTCAGCGCCCTACAGCGTCACCAAGCACGCGGCGCTCGCCTTCGCCGAGTGGATGTCGCTCACCTACCGGCACCGGGGCATCGACGTCCACGCCATCTGCCCCGAGGGAGTGCGCACCGACATGCTCGCGAGCACCGGTGTGGCCGGGGACGTGGTGCTCAAGCCCGGCGCCATCGCGCCGGAGGCCGTCGCCGACGCGCTGTTCGCCGCGCTCGCCGAAGAGCGCTTCCTCGTCCTCCCGCACCCGAGCACCGCGGGCCACTACTCCGCGCGCGCCGACGACCCCGACACCTGGCTCAGCGCCATGAACCACCTCCAGCAGAAGGTCGAGCACCGCACCTCTCCCGGCAGCGGGGGCAGCAGAGGCACCGGGGGGAGCGGGGAGAGCGGGGAGAGCGGGGAGAGCGGGGAAGGCGAGCGAGAGGGGCGCGCATGACGGCCGCATCGCACCTGACGTACGAGGACAAGCCCTGGCTCGCCCAGCTCAGCCCGGCCCAGCGCGCCCCCGTCACCCCGCCGGAGACCATCCTGCACGCCTTCCGCGAGGCGGCCCGCGAGGTGCCCGAGCGCACCGCGCTCGCCTACTTCGACGGGCGGCTCACCTACGCCGGGACCGACTCGCTGAGCGACGGCATCGCGGCCCACCTGGCGGCCCTCGGCCTGGAGCGCGGCGACCGGGTGGCGCTGATGCTCCAGAACACCCCGCACTTCGTGCTGGCGCTGCTCGGTGCGTGGAAGGCGGGCGCGACGGTCGTGCCTGTCAACCCCATGTACAAGCGTGGCGAGGTAGC
This sequence is a window from Streptomyces sp. NBC_01775. Protein-coding genes within it:
- a CDS encoding SDR family oxidoreductase, which codes for MESLRDSAVVVTGAGGGIGAALARRFAAEGARVAVNDIDPVAARAVAEEIGGVAVPGDASGIVTVAREALGGTVDTFCANAGIGTEGGPEAPDAVWGAAWDLNVMAHVRAARELIPHWLERGRGRFVSTVSAAGLLSMVGSAPYSVTKHAALAFAEWMSLTYRHRGIDVHAICPEGVRTDMLASTGVAGDVVLKPGAIAPEAVADALFAALAEERFLVLPHPSTAGHYSARADDPDTWLSAMNHLQQKVEHRTSPGSGGSRGTGGSGESGESGESGEGEREGRA